In a genomic window of Melitaea cinxia chromosome 25, ilMelCinx1.1, whole genome shotgun sequence:
- the LOC123665970 gene encoding U6 snRNA-associated Sm-like protein LSm4 — MLPLSLLRTAQNHPMLVELKNGETYNGHLVSCDNWMNINLREVICTSRDGDKFWRMPECYIRGSTIKYLRIPDEVIDMVKEETQVKARGRGEVNKGRGQNMRSGRGGSRGAFGNRGRPAPLARGGGNAGRPQNKNKK; from the coding sequence atgcttcCTCTATCTCTACTTCGGACAGCACAGAATCATCCAATGCTCGTCGAGTTAAAAAACGGCGAAACATACAACGGGCATTTAGTAAGCTGTGATAATTGGATGAACATAAATTTACGAGAAGTAATATGTACGTCCAGAGATGGTGACAAGTTCTGGAGGATGCCGGAATGTTACATACGTGGTAGTACGATCAAATATCTTAGAATACCAGATGAAGTTATCGACATGGTGAAAGAAGAGACTCAAGTAAAGGCAAGAGGTAGAGGAGAGGTCAATAAAGGCAGAGGTCAGAATATGAGGTCGGGAAGAGGCGGAAGTCGAGGAGCATTCGGAAACAGAGGCCGTCCCGCGCCTTTGGCTCGTGGAGGCGGGAATGCTGGTCGAccacagaataaaaataaaaaataa
- the LOC123665987 gene encoding guanine nucleotide-binding protein-like 1 gives MPQARRKVPFSGKAKKQQLQAKKQNKTLLLSNPSSVPSNDTYNDQINAYMAVNYQPTKSRGRSDGNRYALKFYRESNEELKMKKEEAFKSLNPVSEKEMEIDPTDYFPKDISFPQRPPWDFNMTAAALDAQEQKYFREYIQTLQNSPHWKDMSYFELNLETWRQLWRVLEMCDILLLIVDVRYAGMMFPPSLYEYIVNDQKKNMILVLNKIDLVPASVVAGWKDFLTDKYPGLRVVYFTSCPGYNLAGGSSDKGGLQVRRRKGRQRMCAEGATKILEACKDIVRNEVDLSAWEKKIKEETNVEFEDDETEVGETIYEKVDTTYYTHEKYKNGVLTIGCVGQPNVGKSSLMNAIMGKKVVSVSRTPGHTKHFQTICLTTGVRLCDCPGLVFPSKVPRSIQILMGSYPIAQLREPYTAIRYLAERLDLPRLLRIEHPENDDTWSPRDICDGWAKKRGYLTAKAARLDTYRAANSILRMALDGSLCLWLRPPKFTEKREKYEECQEIKYIKWVQALTNENVADTPSDSGTEVSSPNDDSQESDDDSDEQTEIANKFAALAGDD, from the exons ATGCCGCAGGCTCGTCGTAAGGTACCGTTCAGCGGGAAGGCTAAAAAGCAACAGCTTCAAGCCAAAAAACAGAACAAGACGTTGCTCTTGTCAA ATCCTTCCTCCGTGCCATCAAACGACACATACAATGATCAAATTAATGCATACATGGCAGTTAACTATCAGCCGACCAAATCACGAGGACGGTCTGATGGAAACAGATACGCTCTCAAGTTCTACCGGGAGTCCAATGAGGAACTCAAGATGAAGAAGGAGGAGGCTTT TAAGTCTCTAAACCCAGTATCTGAAAAGGAAATGGAGATTGATCCTACGGATTACTTCCCAAAGGATATATCGTTCCCGCAGAGACCGCCGTGGGACTTCAATATGACCGCAGCGGCACTTGATGCTCAGGAACAGAAGTACTTTAGG GAGTACATCCAAACCCTACAGAACTCGCCGCACTGGAAGGATATGTCCTACTTCGAGCTGAACCTCGAAACTTGGAGACAGCTGTGGCGCGTTCTTGAAATGTGTGATATTTTGCTGTTGATCGTGGACGTCAGATATGCT GGCATGATGTTCCCACCATCACTCTACGAATACATAGTAAACGATCAGAAAAAAAACATGATACTCGTATTAAACAAGATAGATCTCGTCCCGGCTTCAGTCGTAGCGGGCTGGAAAGATTTTCTAACTGATAAGTACCCCGGTCTACGGGTAGTTTACTTTACTTCCTGCCCGGGGTATAATCTAGCAGGCGGTAGCAGTGACAAGGGcg GTCTTCAAGTCCGCAGACGCAAGGGTCGACAGAGGATGTGTGCAGAGGGCGCCACTAAGATATTAGAAGCTTGCAAGGACATTGTACGTAACGAAGTCGATCTATCCGCCTGGGAGAAGAAGATCAAAGAGGAGACCAATGTGGAGTTTGAGGATGATGAGACCGAAGTGG GTGAAACTATATACGAGAAGGTGGACACAACATACTACACACATGAGAAGTACAAAAATGGTGTGTTAACCATCGGTTGTGTGGGTCAACCCAACGTCGGCAAGTCGTCTCTCATGAATGCCATTATGGGTAAAAAGGTGGTCTCCGTATCAAGGACTCCGGGACATACGAAACACTTCCAGACTATTTGTTTAACAACTGGG gtCCGTCTGTGTGACTGCCCTGGTTTAGTGTTCCCGTCTAAAGTTCCACGGTCGATACAAATTCTCATGGGATCGTATCCGATAGCACAATTGAGGGAACCTTATACGGCTATAAG ATATCTAGCGGAGAGGTTGGATTTACCGAGATTGCTTAGGATTGAGCATCCGGAGAATGACGACACGTGGTCACCGCGAGATATTTGTGATGGCTGGGCGAAAAAGCGAGGCTATCTCACCGCTAAAGCCGCTAG ATTGGACACGTACCGTGCGGCAAACAGTATTTTAAGGATGGCCTTAGATGGCAGTTTGTGTCTATGGCTCCGTCCTCCCAAGTTTACGGAGAAAAGAG aaaAATACGAAGAATGTCaagaaataaagtatataaagtgGGTCCAAGCGCTTACCAATGAAAATGTAGCAGACACACCGTCCGACTCCGGGACCGAGGTCTCGTCACCTAACGATGACAGCCAGGAGTCTGATGATGATAGTGATGAACAAACGGAGATAGCGAACAAGTTCGCTGCTCTAGCTGGTGATGATTAG